One region of Sphingomonas adhaesiva genomic DNA includes:
- the rpmG gene encoding 50S ribosomal protein L33 has protein sequence MAKPTTVKIKLVSSADTGFFYVTKKNPRTKTEKLSFNKYDPVVRKHVAFKEAKIK, from the coding sequence ATGGCAAAGCCGACCACCGTCAAGATCAAGCTCGTCAGCTCCGCCGACACCGGCTTCTTCTACGTGACGAAGAAGAACCCGCGTACCAAGACCGAGAAGCTGAGCTTCAACAAGTACGATCCCGTCGTGCGCAAGCACGTCGCGTTCAAGGAAGCCAAGATCAAGTAA
- a CDS encoding TMEM165/GDT1 family protein: protein MDALMAALLLGAITQAADRTPWLAAMLADRWRSPALVIVAGAVALAANYAIGTIGGIAVAALLTPAARLLLLALALVLAGLGTGWRSTRPEDLAGWRIGRFPTALAGLFIMAFGDRMQFIAAALAARSPLPWAAAVGATMGALAVVAVAVTLGERGWAALPLRAIRVANMVLLTGIGVVLGLRAVALI from the coding sequence ATGGACGCGCTGATGGCGGCGCTGCTGCTCGGCGCGATCACGCAGGCCGCCGACCGGACGCCGTGGCTGGCGGCGATGCTCGCCGATCGCTGGCGCTCGCCTGCCCTCGTGATCGTGGCCGGGGCGGTCGCGCTGGCCGCGAATTATGCGATCGGGACAATCGGCGGCATCGCGGTCGCCGCGCTGCTGACGCCGGCGGCGCGGCTGCTGCTGCTCGCGCTGGCGCTGGTGCTCGCCGGGCTGGGGACGGGATGGCGCAGCACGCGGCCGGAGGATCTGGCGGGATGGCGCATCGGCCGCTTCCCCACCGCGCTGGCGGGGCTCTTCATCATGGCGTTCGGCGACCGGATGCAGTTCATCGCGGCGGCGCTGGCGGCGCGCAGCCCGCTGCCCTGGGCCGCTGCGGTGGGGGCGACGATGGGAGCGCTCGCGGTCGTCGCGGTGGCGGTGACGCTGGGGGAGCGCGGCTGGGCGGCGCTGCCGCTGCGCGCGATCCGCGTCGCCAACATGGTGCTGCTGACCGGGATCGGCGTGGTGCTGGGGTTGCGCGCCGTCGCGCTGATCTGA
- a CDS encoding Dps family protein, which yields MTERHVADINPALETPTDLARNDTKTVAEALNGALADCYAVYLKTKNFHWHVSGPHFRDYHLLLDDQAAQILGVTDAIAERVRKTGNVTLRSIGDISRRQSIVDNDRDFVSAADMLAELRDDNLKLVERFREVKDAAEEAKDNATSGIVDEWTDQAEERAWFLFEASRKG from the coding sequence ATGACGGAGCGACACGTGGCCGACATCAATCCCGCGCTGGAAACGCCGACCGATCTGGCGCGCAACGACACGAAAACGGTGGCCGAGGCGCTGAACGGCGCGCTGGCGGACTGCTATGCCGTGTATCTGAAGACAAAGAACTTCCATTGGCACGTCTCCGGCCCGCACTTCCGCGACTATCACCTGCTGCTCGACGATCAGGCGGCGCAGATCCTGGGCGTGACCGACGCCATCGCGGAGCGCGTACGCAAGACCGGCAACGTCACGCTGCGCTCGATCGGCGACATCTCGCGCCGCCAGTCGATCGTCGACAACGACCGCGACTTCGTCAGCGCGGCCGACATGCTGGCGGAGCTGCGCGACGACAATCTGAAGCTCGTCGAGCGCTTTCGCGAGGTGAAGGACGCTGCCGAAGAGGCGAAGGACAACGCCACCAGCGGCATCGTCGACGAATGGACCGATCAGGCCGAGGAACGCGCCTGGTTCCTGTTCGAGGCCAGCCGCAAGGGCTGA
- a CDS encoding DUF1328 family protein, with translation MLKLAVLFLIAGLLLGALGFGGIGGAFVGIAKILFFVVAALFVIFLVLGLMAARAAKDAID, from the coding sequence ATGCTGAAACTTGCCGTGCTGTTCCTCATCGCCGGATTGCTGCTCGGGGCGCTCGGCTTCGGCGGAATCGGCGGCGCGTTTGTCGGGATCGCCAAGATCCTGTTCTTCGTCGTCGCGGCGCTCTTCGTCATCTTCCTCGTGCTGGGGCTGATGGCGGCCAGGGCGGCGAAGGACGCGATCGACTGA
- a CDS encoding cisplatin damage response ATP-dependent DNA ligase has product MHAFAALLDSLIYTRSRNAKLKLIGDYLRAVPDPDRGWAMAALTGDLDLPGVKPAVIRTLIEARVDPVLFRMSRDYVGDTAETVSLLWPTPDPPPVDATPLSVGAVVDRLMHLSRADAPAALADMLDRMDAEERFALLKMATGGLRVGVSARLAKQALADAFGLDVDAVEEVWHGLEPPYPTLFAWAEGTGAQPTTADVPVFRPFMLAHPLDDLRVDLADYVAEWKWDGIRVQIVHVPGDDGGETRLYSRTGDDVTRAFPDVAGAFSTPGVVDGELMVKGDFQGGALESGGGAASFNALQQRLGRKVVSARMLAESPAFVRLYDILFDGTEDLRALPWSERRTRLEAFAARLDADRFDLSQVIEAADFTALEGIRAGARDAAIEGMMLKRRDSPYVAGRRTGLWYKWKRDPLTADCVMMYAQRGNGRRSSWYSDYTFGCWTPDGELLPVGKAYQGITDQEIAQLDRFVRQHTLNRFGPVREVEKTLVLEIAFDSIHESKRHKSGVAMRFPRIARIRTDKPAEEADTLEALRRLVT; this is encoded by the coding sequence ATGCACGCGTTCGCCGCCCTGCTCGATTCGCTGATCTATACCCGGTCGCGCAATGCCAAGCTGAAGCTGATCGGCGACTATCTGCGCGCCGTGCCCGACCCCGATCGCGGCTGGGCGATGGCGGCGCTGACCGGGGACCTCGACCTGCCCGGCGTGAAGCCGGCGGTCATCCGCACGCTGATCGAGGCGCGGGTCGATCCGGTCCTGTTCCGGATGAGCCGTGACTATGTCGGCGATACCGCGGAAACGGTATCGCTGCTGTGGCCGACCCCCGATCCGCCCCCGGTCGACGCCACGCCGCTGAGCGTCGGTGCGGTGGTCGACCGGCTGATGCATCTGTCGCGCGCCGATGCCCCCGCCGCGCTCGCCGACATGCTCGACCGGATGGATGCCGAGGAGCGGTTCGCGCTGCTGAAGATGGCGACGGGGGGCCTGCGCGTCGGCGTCTCCGCGCGGCTCGCGAAGCAGGCGCTGGCGGACGCGTTCGGGCTGGACGTCGATGCCGTGGAGGAGGTATGGCACGGGCTGGAGCCCCCCTACCCCACGCTGTTCGCCTGGGCCGAGGGGACGGGGGCGCAGCCCACCACCGCCGACGTGCCCGTCTTTCGCCCCTTCATGCTGGCGCATCCGCTGGACGACCTGCGCGTCGATCTCGCCGATTACGTCGCGGAGTGGAAGTGGGACGGCATCCGCGTCCAGATCGTCCATGTGCCGGGCGACGACGGGGGCGAGACGCGGCTCTACAGCCGCACCGGCGACGACGTGACCCGCGCCTTCCCCGATGTCGCCGGTGCCTTTTCGACCCCCGGCGTGGTCGATGGCGAGCTGATGGTGAAGGGCGATTTCCAGGGCGGTGCGCTGGAGAGCGGAGGCGGGGCGGCGAGCTTCAACGCGCTGCAACAGCGGCTGGGGCGCAAGGTCGTGTCGGCCAGGATGCTGGCGGAGTCGCCCGCCTTCGTCCGGCTGTACGACATCCTGTTCGACGGGACGGAGGATCTGCGCGCGCTGCCGTGGAGCGAGCGGCGCACCCGGCTGGAGGCGTTCGCCGCGCGGCTCGACGCCGACCGCTTCGACCTGTCGCAGGTGATCGAGGCGGCGGATTTCACCGCGCTGGAGGGCATCCGCGCCGGCGCGCGCGATGCCGCGATCGAGGGGATGATGCTCAAGCGGCGCGACAGCCCCTATGTCGCGGGGCGGCGCACGGGACTGTGGTACAAATGGAAGCGCGATCCGCTGACCGCCGATTGCGTGATGATGTATGCGCAGCGCGGCAACGGCCGCCGATCCAGCTGGTACAGCGACTATACCTTCGGCTGCTGGACGCCCGACGGCGAGCTGCTGCCGGTGGGCAAGGCCTATCAGGGCATCACCGATCAGGAGATCGCGCAGCTCGACCGTTTCGTGCGCCAGCACACGCTGAACCGCTTCGGCCCGGTCCGCGAGGTCGAGAAGACGCTGGTGCTGGAGATCGCGTTCGATTCGATCCACGAATCGAAACGGCACAAGTCCGGCGTCGCGATGCGCTTCCCCCGCATCGCGCGCATCCGCACCGACAAGCCCGCGGAGGAGGCCGATACGCTGGAGGCGCTGCGCCGCCTGGTGACGTAG
- a CDS encoding DMT family transporter yields the protein MTRGDEEKTAAHTAAMPAYTLAAAMMIASGSIHAVVNAIVKGGRDKMAARAFTDAAAAIILLPAILIVPLPHGAWGWLAASALGHAIYLYALIRAYQVADFTAAYPVLRGTAPVVTALATIGWLGEPATVAQVAGIALIAGAMLTLTVGRHIGRAALGWSLLTGVTIAAYTVIDARGVRAAPTPTSYIVWLFVLMGGVVLVMFGTASKGAIFAQVRRGWRPGAIAGALSIVTYGLALSALALGPTAPLAALRETGMVTALLIGIFALGERVTGRRALAVLGILAGAALIVAR from the coding sequence ATGACCCGGGGTGACGAAGAGAAGACAGCGGCGCATACCGCCGCCATGCCCGCCTATACCCTGGCCGCCGCGATGATGATCGCCTCCGGTTCGATCCACGCGGTCGTCAACGCCATCGTGAAGGGCGGGCGTGACAAGATGGCGGCCCGCGCCTTCACCGATGCCGCGGCGGCGATCATCCTGCTGCCCGCGATCCTGATCGTGCCGCTGCCGCACGGCGCCTGGGGCTGGCTGGCGGCGAGTGCGCTGGGCCATGCGATCTATCTCTATGCGCTGATCCGCGCCTATCAGGTGGCGGATTTCACCGCCGCCTATCCGGTGCTGCGCGGCACCGCCCCCGTCGTCACCGCGCTGGCGACGATCGGCTGGCTGGGCGAGCCGGCGACGGTGGCGCAGGTGGCCGGCATCGCGCTGATCGCGGGGGCGATGCTGACCCTGACGGTCGGGCGGCATATCGGCCGCGCGGCGCTCGGCTGGTCGCTGCTGACCGGGGTGACGATCGCGGCCTATACCGTGATCGACGCGCGCGGCGTCCGCGCCGCGCCGACGCCGACGAGCTACATCGTCTGGCTCTTCGTCCTGATGGGCGGGGTGGTGCTGGTCATGTTCGGCACCGCGTCGAAGGGTGCGATCTTCGCGCAGGTCCGCCGTGGCTGGCGCCCCGGTGCGATCGCGGGGGCGCTGTCGATCGTCACCTACGGGCTGGCGCTGTCCGCGCTGGCGCTCGGCCCCACCGCGCCGCTGGCGGCCCTGCGCGAGACGGGAATGGTCACCGCGCTGCTCATCGGCATCTTCGCGCTGGGGGAGCGGGTGACGGGACGCCGCGCGCTCGCGGTATTGGGAATATTGGCGGGCGCGGCGCTGATCGTCGCCCGCTAG